CATTGTGAGAATTTCATGATTCGTTGAAATGTCTTCTTCGTGTTCCTTCTGATCAGTTGAGAGATCGCCAGTAAGGACGGAAAgatgggaaaagaaaaaaaaaacgaagcgCGTATCGTGTAATATACACGTATGACCACCTCCAAATTTCACCGTCGGAGGTATCATCACGTAGTTGGGATCTCTGACCTGGagtaatttttgtttttccaccCATGTTgcctttcatttttgccaCTATGCCACTGCGATACCATTGCAattgttgtccttttttgtttttttttttttccccttccaccCCTGCGCTCTTTCAATGTTATTCATAAAATCTTTTAAAGTGTGATATAGTTCCATCACGTActatacaaagaaaaaaaaaaaaaatttctttaatttgttttaaGACTTTTAATTTCCCAGTTGTCTAAATTTCGTTTAACAAATCgtgtttataaaaatatttcctaaTCGCGCGAGagtgttccctttttacgctttttccatttcgatATTCTATcccttcgcttttttttcacttatttttttcctttttttgaatatcCCCCCACCTTAATAGTActaattttaaaatgccAAACGCATGCCTAATGTGTGATGTCGCATGTGCAAATTAACTTGTACGCTGTGCCAGTCCTGGTGTGTACGTACCCATAGTATCCTCGAGATAtcagtttaatttttttttttttttttttaaacaatttgtcgtctttttctcatttaaCGTTTCATCAAATTAACATTATTAACAGTGAAAGATTTATTGTTCCCTTTAGAGGTGGTTCCACCCGTTGTTGTTGTGTCCCTCTGGGCGGCGAATGTATCGCTGTGTTGCAGCGTGTAATGGATAAGCCCACAGAGTAAATAAATGTGACGGTTTTCTTATCAATTGAGAAAGCCAAAGGCATGCTTGACCGTGTGatcatttaaaatgttacatattttccttttttgaaagCGCAAAATTGAGCAATTGTTTATTGACAGTGTTTTTGTAAAACTGTGTACTTGTACACACaaacacgaaaaaaagaaaaaaaaaaagaggaaaataggaagaagcaacTAAACGAATGGGCGACAAACCATTCGGGGCCATACGCGCTCACGTACGACCACACCATTTAATAATTCGGTTTatcaaggaagaaaacaacttaaacataaaaaaaaggaattgtgggaaaaaaaaaaaaaaaaaaaaaacatacttttttaattcaaatGTTCAGGacaaatttaatattttgGCCTTCCTCTCCTTGGCATCTCCTGcaaagggggtaaaaaaaaaggattcacgcattttcatttaaacATGCGCAACTCCTTGGATGGGATTAAAGCTGGCAAGCATAGCAATGTGTTGCAAAGAGGGCAGTTTTACTAACATCTTTATCCCTTATGCGTAGACACAAACACTACTGCACTGCTCAACGCATGTCTTACCTAAAAACAACTCCGTTATTTCGATGTGCGGCGTGATGAAGAAGTACTGCTTGTCGTTGTTCTGTTCTATGAATTCACAAAAGCGCTGCATGCTGATGAGGATggtgtgggaaaaaaaaaaaaataatatgtgtGCGCGTTTTTGCAAATGTTGCAATGTGTCTTTCATGGGAGGGCAAAATGCGGGTAAGCACTTTTATGGACACTCCACAGTTTCGCATCCCTTCCTGGGGAGTATGTGAACACCGTGGGGATAAAATTGCAACTTCTCTGGTAAGTCTCCCGGGTAGTTCTCTgcacattattttattttatttattttatttttttttttgcgcattttCCGCCTTACTTCTTCACCCGAGTGAGCTCGTCCATGTACACGTCGAGCTCGTCGAAgatgtggaaggaagacGTTTCCGTGAGGGACAAAGATGCCAGGAGGGCCATTTGAATGGTCGACCGCTCCCCACCGGACAAGGAGCTGAtttccataaaaatattcttggACAAATCTTGATTAATGGAAACCAAAACTTTTAAATTTCTATTCAAATCGTCAAACTCTATTTTGCCTTGGTAATTGTTCATACTTTTcagcatatttttaaagtgtGCAGTTATTTgctcttttgttttttttaaaacgtgACAAAATTTGGATCTTCGCAGCTTTATGTTCGCCAAATGCATATCATAGTTATTTTTCAAGTCGTTAATTTGCTTCATTTGTGTGttgtaacttttttcttcattttcgtacTGCTCAATTAAACTGTGGAAATAGTTTTTTATGGAGTTGTCTGTGCCGTCGTTTTGGCTAAAGCCGTTTATTTTAAGCAGCTCCGtgatttccttctttttatcgcacctttttttccacagcACGTCGGCGTAGTTTTCATCCAGCAGGTCAACGGAGATATGTTCCGCTTCGGCACCATCGTCCGGAGGTTTCCCCGCTGAGTCTTCCTCACAACTGTCGCCATCCTTGCTAAACAAATTGTCATGACTTCCCCCAGCTGGAGCCCCACTGGTCCTGATCGTGGTAGTGCTAGTACTACCCCCGGTTAGTACCCCCTTTACATATTGGCCCAAATCGCGAAGGGCCTTTATTTCGCTTTCCCTCTTCTTATCACACGAGTTGACAGGAACTTTGCAAGTACTTTCCTCGTTGTGCATCCCACCCTCGTCCTTCCTCGAGAGGACAAAGAGCTGGTTAAAGGAACTGAGATTTGAGAGGGGAACACGGGTGAAGATGCGCTCCCCCTTGGTTGCACCGCTGTTCGGATGTTCCACAGTGAAGGTAACACGCACTGTGCCTTCTTCTGCAGCgtcgtcattttttccttgctcaATTGTTTCCTCCTCACTTTGGTCGTGCCTGGTGCTGTCTTCCCCAAGGGGTTCTTCCACCCCGTTAGGTTTGGTATCTTTCACCTGGTTCTCCTCCCCAGAGCGGTCTATGAGAATGTTCGTTATCGGCACATTAGCGGTCCTTCCCCTTAGCACCAGGAAAGGACTCTCCAAAAGTGCCTCCGAGATAGGGAACTCATTTGTAAGGTATTCAAAGTAAATGTTGTGTAGCTTGTTTATGGCTACTAAGAAATTTCTCTTATTTTTCGAAGCGATTTCATCATTTCTCAGTTTGTCTCGCTCCAGTTTGGTTAAGACTTCACACAGACTGTTATACTCCTCAATCATGCTAGcgattttgtcttttttctcACTCAAGTAATGAGCATGTGTTGATACTAACCGTTTGTGTGTTAGGCAAATATCAAGggtgtttttcttcttcccttccagtGTATCTACATACTGATCAATTTCTGtcacattttcatttatttcatcgatgtctttatttttttctttaatttctaAGTCCATTTGTTCGGAAAAAATGTCATCATGGTTTTGTATTAGCTCCTCGATATTTCGGTGTTGGTACTTCAGTTCATCCTGCGCATATTGGCATTTTTTCAAAGACTCGTTTAAACTTTCTAGGACGTTTTTACAAGATAGTAACTTTTTCGACGTCTTCacaatttcttcattcttttcttccttccttttttctaaCTCGTTCAGattttcttcattcgttTTGTAATCTGAATTTGTCACGACATCATCAGGAGGGTGCTGCTTCGTGGACGCGTTTAAGGTTACGCCATTGGAGTCCCCTACCGTGGCAACTGCCCCATTTGTGACAACATTCGTCCCGTTCTGATGCTTGTGGTCTAGGGTTGTGCCCCCTTCAGTTGCCTTATAGAGGGATTTCTCCTCATTGTGCATGTTTAGAAACATGGGCTTTTTGTAGTAGTCATCCTTGGAAGGCTGGTAATGCAATCCCCCGTTCGGTAGCACCTTCACTACAACAAATTCATCTACCACGTAGATCGACTTAACAATTTTCCTATCGTTTGTTCGTAACAGCTCATGCAATTCTTCCGAATTGTTACACACTAAAGTTTGCACCACTTTGAAATTATCATGCAGATAGAAGAGCAGCGCAGTTGGAAGAAGATCGACATTCAAAAAGGAGTAAATAGtttttccattcattttGCTAAGAATCGAGTGAATATTTTGCAGCAGCGTTTTTCTGTTTATATGTTGAAAGGCGTTCGTTACGATTATGctaattttgttcttattttctatttccATGTTACTCAGTTTATTTTTGTCTTCATAACAGCTGACCAGCCAGGAGTAGAAGAGATCCCCTAGATGCTTCTCGATGATGGATAGTACCTTCTCATTCAGGACAGGTTCCCTCAGTCGTATGTATTCGCCCGCTGGTCCTATTGGTTCGTACTTGAATACGAAATCGgggttttcctcttttatatttgtttgtttcacATATTCGTTTTGGACCAGCACGctgttcttcccctgggGAAACAACTCTGGTGGGTAAAGCACAGAGGAGCAAAACTCCTCAGACGAATTGActattttgtaattttttaaaatattactTCTAACTGAGTATATGTCATACCCATACGTGtatatcttcctttttatttgtgtgttttttattttttgaattttattGGAGTGTATTTTGAGGAGATGCATTTGTTTACTTATCTCCTCGAgcgtattttttcctttatttatggTGTACTCCATCTCGTAGATttggttttcccttttgctgaTTTCGTTACGCAGTTGTGTTTCACGCtccgtttcttccttcattttttcattaattttgtCCATCTCAGATTGGTAATTATGCAAATGTTCCTGCAGgaggtttttattttccttggCTTTCTCAAACGAACTTAAATAATTCACAATTTCGTTTTTCCGGTTGGCATATTCATGCTTCAGTTCATTCAGCTGACAAATCATGTCTTTGtacttttccactttgtcttggttcttttttacaaaaaggtACACTTCTGTATCCCTTTCGATGACCTTCCTTACATCCATTTTGACAAGTTCAATTTTCTCCACAAGTCCATTCATCTTTTTCTGTATACTAAAAATTACCTGTtcgttttttaaattttcagaCTTTAAATACTCATTGAAGAGAATGATGGTATTCTTTAGCAGGTTAAAGAAGACGACCATTTTGTAGCTATTAtccaaatttttcaaaatttcaAATTCACCTTTTAGCatttcatttctttccttcattcgcttcatttcttccacctGTGGGGATAATTGCGTCTCCTTGTGCTTTATTTGAAGAACGCAATTTTGTAATAactcattttctttttcaatttccgATTCGACTATATCTAGCCCCActgaattcataaaaaatttgtgcaaTGCCTTTTCCGTTATATTACTGAAAaattgctttcctttttcttgatCCAAATACACACACGGGCTTCTTATATTTAGTTTGATAAAGTTGAGGTAGCTATCTATGAATGCCTTTCTTTTTGCACTCCTGTTTGAGTTACGCAGATGCAGTTGCGAATCCGCTCTGTTCGGTTGACTCCATTTGTGGGGAGTTCCACACGGGGTAGTGTTCGCTCTTCCTGGCGTTTCCCCCTCTAGGGCGTGCACATACATGGAACTACCATCCTTCCTGTTTTGTTTCACTCCATAGAGGAAGAATTTACTAGTATGAGCGGACAGAACCCGCTTTACTACAATAATATCTCCGTATAATTCCCTCTTATAAGAATTCTTCCCCGAATTggacaaaaatatttctatatAGCAAactaaatttttcttatttttatcgTAATCCTTTATATAATTTGAAAGGCTGATATCTCTACCTGCGTGCTTTCCTTGACTCCCTAACCCCACTGCAACGGCCTGAGCGATggcactttttccttttccgttttttccaataattatatttttatttgagTTGAAAGACATCTCCAAATTTTCatggtttaaaaaattgcggATTCTCAATTTGATTATTTTCCCCGTGCTTCCGTGGAAGTCCCTCAGGTCACAATCACGCAGCACATTCGCATCGCTTTCCTTGAGGGGGCTCCCATCCGATAAGTGGTCATCCCGTTCGGCACCGCTATCGAAGCCGTTGTAGTTACCATTGTCCTCCTCATAGTTCGCgtcttccacttctttttcttcctgttcccCCTTGAACACACTGTCAATTTGGGAGTGGTATGtaaaaaaatcttcctctTTGTGGCTCTCCGCATAATCGTCAGCGCTGCTctgtttcccttttcccaattttgaggttttttttttcctcttcattctCCTGCCAGTGGTGGTATCCCCACGATGCGGCAGACTAACCTTCATTTCGTCATCTCCACTAGGAGAGtgacccttccttttaaacCAGCTGCCATCTGATAAAGAAATGCCGCTGGAGTGTTCATAGTTACTAATGCTGTCACTGGTTTGCAGGTCTTCATTCTTGCGCGAACGCCCCTTTCGTTTCTCCCTTTTGGcgtccttctcttcctcccaTTCGTCCGACGTGCCTACTTCGTGTGCATGtcccctcctcctctttcgCTTCCGTTTCCTGCACCTAGACatgccttccttcccttcaaaAAATCCATTCCTCTCATGCACGTTCGTACCGCTCTCTAACGACGCCGTGCTTCCCGATTCGGAGTTTTTCATGTTATAAGGGGTTGGCGATTTGTCCATTCGGGTGGTGAACGGCAAGTGGGGGTCACAGCAGGTTGgctcttttctccttccatgTGACAGCAATGTTCTTATACGTTTTTACGCTGACGTTAACTTGGTTATTCTGCTTAATTGGGTAAGTTTGATTATTCCTTTggtgtttccttttttcctctttcttaaCCAATCCCACGTGGATAAGTTCGCTGCTTGCGCTAGTCTTCCGGAAGTACCCCCTCCCAATTTAAAAGCGTCACATGTTTAACGATGTAAGCTGCGAGGATGAAAGCCCAAAAGGCCACTCAGTCGAATTggcgacaaaaaaaaaagtcttaCAAAGTGGGTCAAAGGATGGGTCATAAAAATGGGCTGTGCTAATGAGCTATGCGAATTAGAGCGGAAAATAACCACCACAGATCAATGACAAAAAATTGTTCGCCCATCCAACAAGTAGccaaaaatgcacacaaaattGGGGTTCACGTGTGCGTCCCTCTCCTGAAATGGAAACCTCAGAacggtggaaaaaaaaaaggggggggaaataaagcAATCCAATCCAATCGCACACCCAGAAACAGGTCTGCTgtaattttccttcaaaataaCATTGCGGTCATTCCAAATATCGGGTGACAAAAGTAGTTGCCCAGGATTGCAAATCTTCTCTGTGCATGTTTATATTTCGCATCACTCGTACCAGgcacattttgcacaaaaaattcGCCTCCTTTGCGACGGTTTcaagttttttccttttttcacactttttcaaaaaggaaaaattcacCACGTgcgggagaaaaaaaattcaaaatacAATTTTCAAAAACATATCAAAAGAGATAAATTGCCGACGAGTGACCAGTGTATGTATCTGTTTCGCAAGTAGTCCCATATGCGTACACCTcggaaatttaaaataaaaaaaaaaaaaaaatacactgGTTATGTCGTCATATGATATCACATCATGCTGTGAAGGAGGAACACCTTAAAAAAGCGCGCTTCACAACTCGTTTACAAAAGGAATAATGGTAAGGCGTAACTCGCTTCATCCGCTTGGTCTAAAGGTTCGCCTTTTGGCAGTTTTCCAGTGAAGACCTTCCAATTGGTGAGAAATAACCCCCGTTTGACGCAGCATCAACTGTAATGtagcacatgcacatatacaatatatacatatataaatttatgtatgtatttttcccTCCACAACACACCCGTCTAGTCTACCTGCGTGTACGTCcatattttcacattttcacattttcacctTGGGCCGTCCCCCAAGATTCTCCTTATTGAGAAACAATTTAAACATGGCAtaaaagttttaaaaattattaaaaaaaattttttttttcaatctgttacaatgtaaaaagaagaaaaaaagggataactGTTCTGTGTATGAATGCCTCTGCCGTGACAAGCGCGAAGTGAAAAATTCTTCAGAATGGTGGGGGCAAAGATGGGTACACATGTTCCTACATTCTCGCAGGCGGGTCATACACGTGcaagcatatgcacatatatatgtatatacgtatgtgcgGCTTAAAACAAATTCGATAACCAGACAAGAGGTGCCAAACATAacgtcatatatatacatatatgcctacttatgtatgtacatacatgttCGTCCTACGTTGAGAACACCGGAAGCGCCGAGCAAGTACACCCCCATGGGTGCCACTCCTATGCGAACATGTTGCATGGGTGATCTGGCACCCTTCTCATGTAGCGGAGCGAATTGTAGTCTTGCCTGGAGATGGGCTCTCTGTGCCTGCCTATCTGGTTCGTTATATCTGCAGGGGATTCCATTGGAAGCCACATAACTTACAGAGAGCGCCACATGAACACCATCCTTCCcacagaaaattaaaaaaacaagtaGCAGGAAGGCCTCTTCCTAGTATGTACTACGCTACGTATGCAATTAGCAATCGGATCGCTGACAGAAAAGGGAACGAATTGACTGACAAAGGATTCGATAAAAGGTTCTTCGTTCAATGCGTTTTCAGTGGACGACCCCTTCACTCAAGCCGACGCCTTCAGCTTCACGTACATCTTATCGATCTGCTCTTTGTACTTCTTCTGCACAGCGTGCCTCTTGATCTTGCCCGTCGGTGTGAGCAAATCGTTTTCGATGGTGAAGGGTTCCGTAGCAAAGTACACGTCCTTAATTTGTTCGTACCCCTTCAACCCatccttcttccccattttgattAGATCATCCATAACGTCCTTCTTATACTCGGGCATCTGCATCACCTCCTCATCCGTCttattaattttcttctgctttttccatatttctaTGGTGTCCAAGGAGGGGCACACAATGCACACAAGGACAGATTCGTACGAGTATCCAAAAACGAAAATCTGGCTAATGTATAGTGATTGCCTGTAAACGGATTCGATTTTTTCCACTGCTACGTATTCCCCTTGTGCtaatttgaaaatatttttcttcctatcaATAATGGTAATGGACCCATTTTCACTAAAGGACGCAATATCCCCTGTGCTTATCCATCCTTCGCTGTCGATAAATTCGttcgtttccttttccaGTTTGAAATAACCCAAACTGGTGATAGCTGGTCCTCGCAATTGTAGTTCACCTCTAGGTGGGTTGTCTGTAACTAGGTAATTCATTTCCGGGACAGATACAACTCTATATTCAACACACGGGACAGGACCCCCTATGTGGCCTATATTCACATCTGTGCTGTGTGACATAAAAGCTGGACCAAGTGCTTCTGTCATTCCGTAACCTTCAAATATGGGTACAGAGAAAATGGCCTTCAATTTCTTCACAACATCGGGACTTATCGGTGCCGATCCGTTCAACATAGCTCTAATGTTTCCTCCAAGGATCTTCTTGGCCTTATTAAAAACGAGTTTATCCCAGAAAAAGTGATAGGGCATACCAGTGCTGTTtagcttttttattttactctCCAGCCCCTTATTAAACAAAGATTGAACCACtgacgatttttttttcaacgaaTTTAATATGCGTTCATGAATTCGGTTGTACAATCTAGGCACGCTAATAAACAAAGTTGGCTTCAACTCCTGAATGTCTTCCACTAACGTTTGGATATTCCCTGAGTAATATCCAGTTCTGACCCCCTGTGCACAAAAAACAAGCACCATAATCctttcatatatatgcgccAGTGGCAGGTACGAAATGTGGGTGTCATTTTCGTTTATATCCAAAAGGGTTATTCTTGAAGGGCCTGTTACTGACGAAGTTAGCTGAGCTACGAAATTTCCGTTTGTCATTATAACTCCTTTGGGGTATCCCGTCGTTCCAGATGTGTAACAAATACATGCAATGTCTTTTAAATTGCCTGGCCTCGGTTCTTgtaacttcttcttcccagCTGCAATTAGATCTTTCCACAAAATAATTTCTAGCTGGTGTTTTTCACAAGCCTTTTTAACCTCTGCATCAGCTTCGTTCTCCACcaaaatcaatttttttaaaaagattCTTTCACACGTATCTAGCGACTTGAACAAATTCATGGCGCATCCTTTAGTGCAAATAATCGTCTGCATTAATGTCTGCTCTAGAATAAATCTACTCGATTCTATACCTAATGAATCGTATAACGGCACCGTTACTATGTTAAATGCATTGCAACTCAAATCGCAAATATTCCACTCTTCACAATTTGGCATGTAGAACCCTAGAAATCTTGCCCTCGTTACTTTTGTGTCATCACATCTGATCACTGGACATACATTCATATTCACTAAACCTGATCCTACTGCTAAAATTAATTCCCTTACTTCCGCGAATGACTTCCATTTGTAAGGACCCAACTTGTTGTTCACCTTCACTCGAGTACCTAAACAATCTCGATCTTTGTACTTCTTTGCCACCCGATCGAACATTTCCCACATATTGTTCAGTGGATTATCTTCGAAGTTATCATATAGCTTGTCCTTATACTCTGGGCTCCTGTACGCCCCCGTTGCGTCCTCCCTCGTGGGCTCACTCACCTTCACGGAGTACAAAAGTTCCCCTGTAGTCTTGAACATTTTACCTTATGGGGGAGTCTATTCGAAGATTCAAGTATACAGGGGTTCTGTGGCGCGGCACGGGGGGGGAGAGTCTCCTTCTGGGGGTATAactaaaaagaggaaagaagcaaaacggGAAAAGGCGACATTACAATGTGATACATAGCGGAATGAAGTTTGCACACTGTTTAGCGTAGTCATCCATGCGGGGTCGAATAGACATGCGATTGATAACTGCGTGTTCTTTCAAAAGATTTTACGTAATAACGCATACACAAAAAGGGGTTACTTCCCGCTAGGTATAATTATTTgcgcaaaataaaataaaccaCAGTGCTCCACATTTATTTAACGGAGTATATATTTGCAGCGCGACCTCAAACTTCAGATAAAGCAAAACTCGTGCAGCACGCGCAGAAGACGAAATTGGTAACCTCCACATGGGTAACGTGTACGTTCGGTTAAACTTACCTTTACGATTAATTTACCAATCTGTGATATGCGGTTCAGTTGTCAAAACAACAGTGCGCTTTTCtgtcggaaaaaaaaaaaacttcgtCTGGATACAcctaaaaaggaagtaacacTCTGAGGCCCTATCACATCTATGGTCTTAAGCCAACGAACACGGTAGCATCGGTCGACGTACCAATATGGTGCCTTTACATATGTACCTTTGTACGTacgtatgtgcatatattatgtgGGTGTATAAATC
The Plasmodium coatneyi strain Hackeri chromosome 10, complete sequence DNA segment above includes these coding regions:
- a CDS encoding Long-chain fatty acid CoA ligase — encoded protein: MFKTTGELLYSVKVSEPTREDATGAYRSPEYKDKLYDNFEDNPLNNMWEMFDRVAKKYKDRDCLGTRVKVNNKLGPYKWKSFAEVRELILAVGSGLVNMNVCPVIRCDDTKVTRARFLGFYMPNCEEWNICDLSCNAFNIVTVPLYDSLGIESSRFILEQTLMQTIICTKGCAMNLFKSLDTCERIFLKKLILVENEADAEVKKACEKHQLEIILWKDLIAAGKKKLQEPRPGNLKDIACICYTSGTTGYPKGVIMTNGNFVAQLTSSVTGPSRITLLDINENDTHISYLPLAHIYERIMVLVFCAQGVRTGYYSGNIQTLVEDIQELKPTLFISVPRLYNRIHERILNSLKKKSSVVQSLFNKGLESKIKKLNSTGMPYHFFWDKLVFNKAKKILGGNIRAMLNGSAPISPDVVKKLKAIFSVPIFEGYGMTEALGPAFMSHSTDVNIGHIGGPVPCVEYRVVSVPEMNYLVTDNPPRGELQLRGPAITSLGYFKLEKETNEFIDSEGWISTGDIASFSENGSITIIDRKKNIFKLAQGEYVAVEKIESVYRQSLYISQIFVFGYSYESVLVCIVCPSLDTIEIWKKQKKINKTDEEVMQMPEYKKDVMDDLIKMGKKDGLKGYEQIKDVYFATEPFTIENDLLTPTGKIKRHAVQKKYKEQIDKMYVKLKASA